A genomic region of Canis aureus isolate CA01 chromosome 16, VMU_Caureus_v.1.0, whole genome shotgun sequence contains the following coding sequences:
- the GALR2 gene encoding galanin receptor type 2: MNGSGGPGAEDAREAGGRDGWQPEAVIVPMLFALIFLVGTVGNALVLAVLLRGGQAVSTTNLFILNLGVADLCFILCCVPFQATIYTLDGWVFGSLLCKAVHFLIFLTMYASSFTLAAVSLDRYLAIRYPLHSRELRTPRNALAAIGLIWGLSLLFSGPYLSYYRQSQLANLTVCHPAWSAPRRRAMDLCTFVFSYLLPMLVLGLTYARTLRYLWRAVDPVAAGSSARRAKRKVTRMIIIVAALFCLCWMPHHALILCVWFGRFPLTPATYALRIFSHLVSYANSCVNPIVYALVSKHFRKGFRKICAGLLRRAPRRASGRVCIAAQGPRGSSVLERESTDLTHVSEAAGASAPVLAPLSSPALSLVPGPSWRDRNAPSGIPTVNAT, from the exons ATGAACGGCTCGGGCGGCCCCGGGGCCGAGGACGCGAGGGAGGCGGGCGGCAGGGACGGCTGGCAGCCCGAGGCGGTTATCGTGCCCATGCTGTTCGCGCTCATCTTCTTGGTGGGCACCGTGGGCAACGCCCTGGTGCTGGCGGTGCTGCTGCGCGGCGGCCAGGCGGTCAGCACCACCAACCTGTTCATCCTCAACCTGGGCGTGGCCGACCTGTGCTTCATCCTGTGCTGCGTGCCCTTCCAGGCCACCATCTACACCCTGGACGGCTGGGTGTTCGGCTCGCTGCTCTGCAAGGCCGTGCACTTCCTCATCTTCCTCACCATGTACGCCAGCAGCTTCACGCTGGCCGCCGTCTCCCTGGACAG ATACCTGGCCATCCGCTACCCGCTGCACTCTCGCGAGCTGCGCACGCCTCGAAACGCGCTGGCTGCCATCGGGCTCATCTGGGGGCTGTCGCTGCTCTTCTCCGGGCCCTACCTGAGTTACTACCGCCAGTCGCAGCTGGCCAACCTGACTGTGTGCCACCCGGCGTGGAGCGCGCCTCGCCGCCGCGCCATGGACCTCTGCACCTTCGTCTTCAGCTACCTGCTGCCCATGCTGGTGCTCGGCCTGACCTACGCGCGCACCCTGCGCTACCTCTGGCGCGCCGTTGACCCGGTGGCCGCGGGCTCCAGCGCCCGGCGCGCCAAGCGCAAGGTGACGCGCATGATCATCATCGTGGCCGCGCTCTTCTGCCTCTGTTGGATGCCTCACCACGCGCTTATCCTCTGCGTGTGGTTCGGCCGCTTCCCGCTTACACCTGCCACGTACGCGCTGCGCATCTTCTCGCACCTGGTCTCCTATGCCAACTCCTGTGTCAACCCCATCGTCTACGCGCTCGTCTCCAAGCACTTCCGCAAGGGCTTCCGCAAGATCTGTGCGGGGCTGCTGCGCCGTGCCCCTCGGAGAGCCTCAGGCCGCGTGTGCATCGCGGCGCAGGGCCCCCGCGGCAGCAGCGTGCTCGAGCGCGAGTCCACCGACCTGACGCACGTGAGCGAGGCGGCCGGGGCCTCCGCCCCTGTGCTGGCGCCTCTCAGCAGCCCGGCCTTGAGCCTGGTGCCCGGCCCGTCCTGGCGGGACCGAAATGCCCCCAGTGGCATCCCGACGGTTAATGCGACCTGA
- the ZACN gene encoding ligand-gated cation channel ZACN, protein MQPLTMAPRLLLLLLAFLRLGTTGPLVQGRGFRSPTVAWPSFFNFNQPQRVQETIQIPNNGSAPLLVDVQVFVSNVFNVDILRYTVSSMLLLRLSWVDTRLAWNASLYPQHAVTLPWDSLWTPGLTIQEALWVDWQDQSPRARVGPDGHVDLYLALTTETNCDFELLHFPRDQSDCNLSFYALSNTVLELEFRAHAVNEIVSVKREYVVWGLETQIPPRQLVPCFQVTLRLQNTALKAIIALLVPGEALLLADMCGGLLPLRATERIAYKVTLLLGYLVFHSSLVQALPSSSSCNPLLIYYFTVLLLLLFISTMETVLLAALQARGHLSARSSPIPTPRGEQQDHGDLGPHPEEAPRVKESRSWAEAADHIFFLVYVVGVVCSQFFFIGFWMWATCKSDPAPGEAIPHGGQPRL, encoded by the exons ATGCAGCCACTGACGATGGCCCCGcggctcctgctgctgctgctggccttCCTCAGGCTGGGCACCACGGGGCCCTTGGTCCAGGGGCGGGGCTTTCGCTCGCCAACAGTTG CCTGGCCATCCTTTTTCAACTTCAACCAGCCCCAGAGGGTTCAGGAAACCATCCAGATTCCAAACAATGGCAGCGCGCCCCTGCTCGTGGATGTGCAAGTGTTCGTGTCCAATGTGTTTAATGTG GACATCTTGCGGTACACAGTGTCCTCCATGCTGCTACTTCGGCTG TCCTGGGTGGATACTCGCCTGGCCTGGAATGCGAGCCTGTACCCACAGCATGCAGTCACACTGCCCTGGGACTCACTCTGGACTCCGGGACTCACTATTCAGGAAGC GCTCTGGGTGGACTGGCAGGACCAGAGCCCGCGGGCCAGAGTGGGCCCTGATGGCCACGTCGACCTGTATTTGGCCCTCACCACGGAGACCAACTGTGACTTTGAGCTCCTCCACTTCCCCAGGGACCAGAGCGACTGCAACCTCAGCTTCTATGCTCTCAGCAACACTG TGCTAGAGCTGGAGTTCCGGGCCCATGCAGTGAACGAGATTGTGAGTGTCAAGAGGGAATATGTAGTTTGGGGTCTGGAGACCCAAATCCCTCCCCGGCAGCTGGTGCCCTGCTTCCAGGTGACG TTGCGCCTGCAGAACACAGCGCTGAAGGCCATCATAGCTCTGCTGGTACCTGGGGAGGCGCTGCTGTTAGCGGACATGTGCGGGGGGCTGCTGCCCCTCCGGGCCACCGAGCGCATTGCCTACAAGGTGACCCTGCTGCTAGGCTATCTGGTCTTCCACTCCTCCCTGGTGCAGGCActgcccagctcctcctcctgcaACCCGCTGCTCA TTTACTACTTCACCGTGCTACTGCTGCTGCTCTTCATCAGCACCATGGAGACCGTGCTGCTGGCTGCACTGCAGGCCCGGGGCCACCTCAGTGCCAGAAGCAGCCCCATCCCAACCCCAAGAGGGGAGCAGCAAGATCATGGGGACCTGGGGCCGCATCCTGAAG AAGCTCCCAGAGTGAAGGAGTcaaggagctgggctgaggctgcCGACCACATCTTCTTCCTGGTGTATGTGGTGGGGGTAGTGTGTAGCCAATTCTTCTTCATTGGATTCTGGATGTGGGCGACATGCAAGTCTGACCCAGCCCCTGGTGAGGCCATACCCcatggtgggcagcccaggt